The Dasania marina DSM 21967 genome has a segment encoding these proteins:
- the hisG gene encoding ATP phosphoribosyltransferase, which translates to MNNDQDIIIALTKGRILSETLPLFAAAGIAPLEDISKSRKLIFATNQPDVKLIVIRGSDVPTYVQHGAADIGVSGKDMLLEVGGADLYEPLDLQIAKCRLMTAGLKGHALPKGRVRVATKFVNIAKQHFAAQGQQADIIKLYGAMELAPLMDLADLIVDIVDTGNTLKANGMEPLDHIADVSSRLVVNKAAMKRKHQRIQELIDKLALAVVDKG; encoded by the coding sequence ATGAATAACGATCAAGACATTATTATTGCCCTCACTAAGGGTCGTATACTCAGCGAAACACTGCCTTTATTTGCCGCTGCGGGTATAGCGCCTTTGGAAGATATTAGCAAAAGTCGCAAGCTGATTTTTGCAACCAATCAGCCTGATGTAAAGCTGATAGTGATACGTGGCTCTGATGTGCCCACCTATGTGCAGCACGGTGCTGCCGATATAGGCGTGTCGGGCAAGGACATGCTGCTAGAGGTAGGCGGGGCCGATTTATACGAGCCTCTAGATTTACAAATTGCCAAGTGCCGCCTAATGACTGCGGGTTTAAAAGGCCACGCACTACCGAAAGGCCGTGTGCGTGTAGCCACAAAATTTGTCAACATCGCCAAACAGCACTTTGCTGCACAAGGTCAGCAAGCCGACATTATTAAATTATACGGAGCGATGGAATTAGCGCCGCTAATGGACTTGGCCGATTTAATTGTCGACATCGTTGACACCGGCAACACCTTAAAAGCGAATGGCATGGAGCCTTTAGATCACATCGCCGATGTCAGCTCGCGCTTAGTGGTTAACAAGGCCGCAATGAAGCGCAAGCATCAACGCATACAAGAGCTAATTGATAAATTAGCACTAGCTGTTGTCGATAAAGGCTAA